A region of Mauremys mutica isolate MM-2020 ecotype Southern chromosome 2, ASM2049712v1, whole genome shotgun sequence DNA encodes the following proteins:
- the LOC123363356 gene encoding oocyte zinc finger protein XlCOF6-like: MAEEIAAQRLVTFEDVSVYFSPEEWAILEEWQRELYRDVMRENYELLISMAGHSVTKRHLPPRTEQREEPPRPREWSDAEEKGTRQSCFTDDENFTIKSEPPDPVPERSEENLSLSPDWRNAYEIQCKPQRQQMYHAGAKHEKITIKLEPRESSSEKSEEDLSTSSDTYRIQCKPERQQMSPTGAENENLTVKLDSPERSKDTVLEPSDWDSVFRIPCKSGRQPVSPAEATRETSAIKLEVPDRSSETRQENVTVNSDWGNVCTIPCKSQRQLRSSLETEAERSSFGSMKNFALFQEHLKREMPYVCMEYEDSFADQVGLEPHQGKLPLEAPFNWTGCGSGFGPMSLLMTHEKTHMGVRPYICTECKKGFNHKQDLIRHYRIHTGERPYQCTECGRSFVQKTHLITHFRIHTGERPFPCTECGKNFRKKTHLMRHQRTHLRTRLFPCSVCQKNFSHKQDLARHQQIHTGERPFTCTECGKNFSWKKNLITHQRIHTGERPFSCAQCGKSFSWKKYLVTHQKTHEEKRLYNCPHCDRSFCQKSMLSMHQKTHLERRSYTCTVCQRSFGHKQDLIRHHRIHTGERPFACSECGKSFSQKTHLVTHVRIHTGERPFLCSECGKGFSKKTHLMRHQQIHTGERPFSCAQCDKGFSCKKNLLTHQLIHSGDVTLHACTECGKSFTWKKNLLTHQKIHAGKKPFVCTECGKSFSQKTHLNTHQRIHTGERPFPCAQCGKAFSQKSILITHQKTHLGSRPYACTECEKRFSHKQDLKRHLRIHTGERPYACTACGKSFNQRTHLITHYRIHTGERPFPCDLCGKRFSKKTHLMRHQRVHAAVKPHMRRLNIGAISMGSQISLSVGSPISLGGPLKEETIYIYQL; encoded by the exons CAGGTCATTCTGTTACGAAACGTCACCTCCCGCCGCGGACCGAGCAAAGGGAGGAGCCGCCACGTCCCAGGGAATGGAGCGACGCAGAGGAAAAGGGGACTCGGCAAAGCTGCTTCACAG ATGATGAGAACTTTACTATAAAATCAGAACCACCTGACCCGGTACCAGAGAGATCAGAAGAGAATCTCTCCTTGTCTCCAGACTGGAGAAACGCCTACGAGATCCAGTGCAAACCGCAAAGGCAACAGATGTACCATGCAGGAGCCAAGCATGAGAAGATAACTATAAAATTAGAGCCAAGGGAGTCCTCATCAGAAAAGTCTGAAGAAGATCTTTCCACATCTTCAGACACCTACAGGATCCAGTGCAAACCAGAAAGGCAGCAGATGAGCCCCACTGGAGCAGAGAATGAGAACCTTACTGTGAAATTAGACTCACCTGAACGGTCCAAAGACACTGTTCTTGAGCCTTCAGATTGGGACAGCGTCTTCAGGATCCCTTGCAAATCAGGAAGGCAGCCGGTGAGCCCCGCTGAAGCGACCCGTGAGACCTCCGCTATAAAACTGGAGGTACCGGACCGATCATCAGAAACTCGCCAAGAGAATGTGACCGTGAATTCAGACTGGGGAAATGTCTGCACGATCCCATGCAAATCACAAAGGCAGCTGAGGAGCTCTCTAGAGACTGAGGCTGAACGATCCAGCTTTGGCAGCATGAAGAATTTTGCACTTTTCCAAGAACACCTGAAGAGAGAAATGCCTTACGTGTGCATGGAATACGAAGACAGCTTTGCGGATCAGGTTGGCCTGGAACCACACCAGGGAAAGCTCCCACTGGAAGCTCCATTTAACTGGACTGGTTGTGGCAGCGGCTTTGGGCCGATGTCCCTTCTCATGACTCATGAGAAAACCCACATGGGAGTGAGGCCGTATATCTGCACGGAATGCAAGAAGGGCTTCAATCACAAACAAGACCTGATACGGCACTACCgtatccacacgggagagagaccctatcaGTGCACCGAATGCGGGAGAAGCTTCGTCCAGAAAACGCACCTTATAACACACTTccgaatccacacaggtgagaggcCGTTTCCATGCAccgagtgcgggaaaaacttcagGAAGAAAACCCACCTGATGCGGCACCAGAGGACTCACTTGAGAACCCGGCTGTTCCCCTGCTCTGTATGCCAGAAGAACTTCAGCCACAAGCAAGATCTCGCCAGGCACCAGCAGATCCACACGGGGGAACGGCCGTTCACGTGCaccgagtgtgggaaaaacttcagttGGAAGAAGAATCTCATCACCCACCAACGTATCCACACGGGGGAGCGACCCTTCAGCTGCGCCcagtgtgggaagagcttcagcTGGAAGAAATACCTCGTCACGCACCAGAAGACCCATGAGGAGAAGAGACTGTACAACTGCCCTCACTGCGACAGGAGCTTCTGCCAGAAGTCCATGCTCAGCATGCACCAGAAGACTCACCTCGAGAGGCGATCCTACACCTGCACCGTATGCCAGAGGAGCTTCGGCCACAAGCAGGACCTCATAAGGCACCACCggatccacaccggagagagaccctTCGCCTGCAGCGAAtgcgggaagagcttcagccAGAAGACTCACCTTGTTACCCACGTCAGGATCCACACGGGCGAGAGGCCGTTCCTGTGCAGCGAATGCGGGAAAGGGTTCAGCAAGAAAACCCACCTGATGAGGCACCagcaaatccacacaggggagcggcCCTTCAGCTGCGCCCAGTGCGACAAAGGCTTCAGCTGCAAGAAGAACCTCCTCACCCACCAGCTGATCCACTCCGGGGACGTGACCCTCCACGCCTGCACcgagtgcgggaagagcttcaccTGGAAGAAGaacctcctcacccaccagaagATCCACGCGGGGAAGAAGCCGTTCGTCTGCACcgagtgcgggaagagcttcagccAGAAAACCCACCTGAACACCCACCAGCGCATCCACACCGGAGAGCGGCCCTTCCCCTGCGCCCAGTGCGGCAAGGCCTTCAGCCAGAAGTCCATCCTCATCACCCACCAGAAGACCCACCTGGGCAGCCGGCCCTACGCCTGCACGGAGTGCGAGAAGAGATTCAGCCACAAGCAGGACCTGAAGCGACACctgaggatccacacaggagagaggccctacgCGTGCACCGCGTGCGGCAAGAGCTTCAACCAGAGGACGCACCTCATCACGCACTACAGGATCCACACCGGGGAGAGGCCCTTCCCCTGCGACCTCTGCGGGAAGCGCTTCAGCAAGAAAACGCACCTCATGAGGCACCAGAGAGTGCACGCCGCGGTAAAGCCGCACATGCGCAGGCTCAACATAGGGGCCATCTCCATGGGGAGCCAGATTTCGCTCTCGGTTGGGAGTCCTATTTCACTCGGGGGCCCCCTGAAGGAGGAGACCATCTACATTTACCAGCTGTGA